One genomic region from Phycodurus eques isolate BA_2022a chromosome 16, UOR_Pequ_1.1, whole genome shotgun sequence encodes:
- the LOC133414667 gene encoding BAH and coiled-coil domain-containing protein 1 isoform X2: MEGRDFAAPAHLLPERGALVHRATSRIAPSGHSSVQHAGHFPAGKYYPSHIPMAPHSGSGLMGNSSASFMGTFLASSLGSPPSHPSHHSRPPSSPSSPSFRGGPHSGASQIWFSHSHEAAAGYPRFSGSLAHTFLPMSHLDHHANGGVLYGQHRFYDTQKENFYIRSLPSQPPLISTNHGLPPLSRAGPGLSQGPCSRERDPGGGTSLLKSLKEGTMERGVGPVKDKERSHSKQEAKERQQQQQQQQHHSHQSALPTHHHHHHSHSHQQHPHYPQHPLPLEEVNSRALERHKASLPMEYSKDPQIMGKPLSACLHNGKIQNGETGNASGPKTSMPSCGGEGTPLGTIGGGGNSHGRHMGSSGNSRCTKEGISGEMRISEQPSDCLERGQAPLHHSLSYSVPPPLQLGSTGAAHPHPHPHTHPHTHAHPGGFHCLQLHPSHPHHPHPSHHAHHHPEFFCPPPPAPLGNPASHDRGQANAGCEPKVTAPTFVPSVADTGEKHGGPFQLSNPDCQIVGSGGGNTKDKNVDKNGGGGHHSNWHRKQQQQEQQQHAYRKTEKAPDWMQSHHHHLQAAQLPPPIQQQPQKQHQAVRSRSVECVNNAVDMDMFRSSLPQGPKTGHSVPHSVNTSPYRDCSHPGPPPNSSPLGNKNMSQHSGPGGSCSLQRDGQKVARIRHQQHGRPGPDAPSPGDLNHGTVQEMKRKIDMSAYSYSSNSGQQHHQQPPVPQWAMRPPQHMPHNEEEQRKSYMELGSSTMQHSQQQQQRMNLPPQPTPAPPASQQQQQPQQQPEPQGSTRAESSAMKNLLKYSNQQQPQLLSQKTPFGGLGSLKSGPAGGSCALQINKQSLPSRKGPINDSERPDYSGRHRDIGEAGHGEGEVRQPPVGIAVAVARQREPSCRSSDGHSTGRHGRVHPTVKGPPHTMYPSDPSTEQERKRMSGEQIGLTCLDRDRDAYIRDNKERVEFSRIHPSNSCHGDLTSHLMVPGGTSLQSGQLADPAAHSAHHHWMPRTGSPSLWMTGHSYGIGHTALHQNLPPGFSAAMPGALQPVLPLPQDPSAQLVVLPTDAPAHPAPHHLDVMEQPGLWPPVYTARGPASHMQHPTVYSRSQFLRQQELYALQQHQQLQHQHQSHQSQQMHAQPHQPQQQQQQQQQQQQHKPVHSMDMQQQAPHNAQIQKRADEPSVDLEELIPKPRTSKPSKPYSYNPPQRNTSPPGACTALLSPCCQSPSMRPHPKSTPSTPCPAPSPAVTAPRSPTISPASSQMPKGADPQDKRGEGQAPQDYPESLEPDLPPGYTYSAVTIGYRSGPSPQDIHLAEPADLEAIQSEPSEHAPQSLSGLGEGLDCQVVVRPLPEPIAPKEVEQRDERSIIEGVLDQREEVEPAVVTVANYVSGENEVEEQGAAEEEVLVCPPADSPVCEAASCPVPLCTEEPERSETIITLEDDDKPMDEESQVEHVMSEEQKPVLGTVVELNPTTPAALEEQSGSTEEVKDSMQQQQQGNKMAADNASMDMVCVSPASVPIPRQATAAESQKPLVPCYWSLELLIAAAFCTDIPPFPMLPFNTPSVGQSQPKPCHGMELLSEVAELELQQKRHSNGESKEEELLMFDLHSLATLATARSLETSSQEGNGACSGRQFPARKTVNLRRKCSWTPRNEPVCQAKGSMETMDGPELEMRVKLAELQRHYKEKQRELAKLQRKHDHQKEETPRSPARRGPGRPRKKKPILTTSSVSSEGQRKVKPMLAGHSLTPEELGGGGDSQRRKKRLSSRGFEQVGSIQIKAQGCRKGGPQSVLGSKLAADVAQLKQKSQSKKTIAGMHYRDKEVSPCNSKHGHRSQGNRRESGGHSDTAASVDSGPQENWSGDVHRGSKKGTPDSAHHKKTGARGNRGQRRESLGESSNPESDSSEQGEEEEEGSNDSDDVQDLRPQPARDVTSSSPVTGPSPSSIVKLEANQKARNKKQRQELYGSHTLSGADGEVKVRKKNPCRLSLASAVKSRHEDHNTERVRRPCAPRSKEPRWGSHGNRGNRFRRSMGLPTFPTTSERLKRATRKSTMLRGTINKRRNCWAPVSKSEDGSRGRRAEEQQTKGRAVSRLLESFAADEGFQMDGSSFSEEEADDNSDSCNKTPEVPNCVLTKELLKDGLKILVSKEDELLYAARIHTMDLPDIFSITIDGERGNRAKIYSLEQLLREAVLDVRPDSEAMLSDGTRVCAYWSERSRCLYPGYVHRGISTDEAKPGVMVEFDDGDRGKISVPNVRLLPPGYQIHCEETSPAVFVHSGSQVKKSPSFNHAPRDRLNTVSTVKNNQPLTFQKRRPGRPKGSGKKQKQQQLAENANKKSSLFVAWPSLSGTRKRTSHNLFQLNGTPRKALRLREDDSFGLNQIQLPVSTQSKGLFSSSSFEVDSFSSIANGYSSFCTKSTGSRPDSSVGPKSGLYGQRHRQDELVVPRGKKSGQEFLVKLDHEGVTSPKTKNSKALLLRGGSSGVSGMPKTEAYSHPVLLVKDNKKGHNSRVELLLKGTTPQRKHSPSLHLGEYGDLGFSSHRECHSSYSDMDDEEEEEQERKRTALALASQGLRTAGHFLSHMSVSSSSSGSSSSSSSGSISSSSLCSSDNDSSYSSEDEESSTLMLQNCLSSHRGLLQPNEPSTSSRQHSFVAKALAVSNTKGSPDEHVSNSKSLKRKDCNSSISKSSREFVKKARMQPDDISCIPRPKMSTFLAGRQMWRWSGSPTQRRGLKGKAKKLFYKAIVRGKEAVKVGDCAVFLSAGRPNLPYIGKIENLWESWTSSMVVKVKWFYHPEETKQGKRQRDGKHALYQSCHEDENDVQTISHKCQVVSRGEYDSLTRNQKPNSTSPDVYYLAGTYDPTTGQLVTAEGVSILC, encoded by the exons GCAGCGGATTGATGGGAAATTCCTCCGCCTCCTTCATGGGGACCTTTCTGGCCAGCAGTCTGGGCTCGCCCCCTTCCCACCCGTCTCACCATTCCCGGCCGCCCTCCTCGCCTTCCTCGCCCTCCTTCCGGGGCGGACCCCATTCCGGCGCATCGCAAATCTGGTTCTCCCATTCGCATGAAG CCGCCGCGGGGTATCCTCGATTCTCAGGGAGTCTGGCCCACACTTTTCTTCCCATGAGCCACTTGGATCACCATGCCAACGGCGGAGTTCTCTATGGTCAACACCGTTTCTATGACACCCAAAAAG AGAACTTCTACATTCGAAGTCTACCATCACAGCCACCGCTCATCTCAACTAATCACGGTCTGCCACCATTGTCCAGGGCAGGCCCAGGACTCTCCCAGGGGCCTTGCAGCAGAGAAAGAGATCCAGGTGGTGGAACAAGTCTGCTTAAGAGTCTTAAAGAGGGAACTATGGAGAGAGGAGTGGGACCTGTCAAAGACAAGGAGCGGTCTCATAGCAAACAGGAGGCAAAGGAAAgacaacagcaacagcagcagcagcagcatcacagCCACCAGTCTGCCCTGCCCACACACCATCATCACCACCATTCCCACTCCCATCAACAGCACCCGCACTATCCCCAACATCCACTGCCCCTGGAGGAGGTCAACAGCCGAGCCCTGGAGAGGCACAAGGCTTCACTCCCTATGGAGTACAGCAAGGATCCACAAATTATGGGCAAGCCTTTGAGTGCTTGCTTGCACAATGGCAAGATACAAAATGGAGAGACAGGAAATGCGTCCGGGCCTAAGACGTCTATGCCCAGTTGTGGAGGGGAGGGCACACCTCTGGGAACTATTGGAGGCGGAGGGAACAGTCATGGCAGACATATGGGATCTAGTGGGAATAGCCGCTGCACCAAAGAAGGGATAAGTGGGGAGATGCGGATTAGTGAACAACCATCAGACTGCCTAGAAAGGGGTCAGGCACCACTCCACCACTCTTTGTCTTACTCTGTACCCCCACCCTTACAATTGGGTTCTACTGGAGCGGCACACCCCCATCCACACCCGCACACTCACCCCCATACACATGCGCACCCTGGAGGCTTCCACTGCCTTCAGCTTCACCCAAGCCACCCGCACCATCCACATCCTTCCCACCATGCTCACCACCACCCAGAATTCTTCTGTCCACCCCCTCCTGCCCCACTAGGTAACCCTGCCTCACATGACAGGGGACAAGCAAATGCAGGGTGTGAACCAAAAGTCACAGCGCCTACATTTGTGCCATCTGTGGCAGACACAGGGGAAAAACATGGTGGGCCATTCCAGCTTAGTAACCCCGATTGCCAGATTGTTGGCAGTGGAGGTGGAAATACCAAGGACaaaaatgtggacaaaaatgGAGGTGGTGGACATCACAGTAATTGGcatagaaaacaacaacaacaagagcaGCAACAGCATGCATACAGAAAGACCGAGAAGGCTCCAGACTGGATGCAGTCCCACCACCATCACCTCCAAGCCGCCCAGCTTCCTCCTCCAATTCAACAACAACCGCAGAAGCAGCACCAGGCTGTACGCTCGCGCAGTGTTGAGTGCGTAAACAATGCTGTTGACATGGACATGTTCAGATCCTCATTGCCCCAGGGACCCAAGACTGGACACTCTGTCCCCCATTCTGTCAACACTTCTCCTTACAGAGACTGTTCCCATCCAGGACCCCCACCGAATTCCTCCCCActtggaaacaaaaacatgagtCAGCATAGTGGTCCGGGTGGTAGCTGCTCCTTACAGAGAGATGGCCAAAAAGTAGCCAGGATTCGCCACCAGCAGCATGGACGACCTGGCCCAGATGCTCCTTCTCCGGGTGACCTAAACCACGGAACAGTGCAGGAGATGAAGCGAAAAATTGACATGTCCGCTTACAGTTACAGCAGCAACAGTGGGCAGCAGCACCACCAGCAGCCCCCTGTGCCGCAATGGGCCATGAGACCCCCTCAGCACATGCCACACAATGAGGAGGAACAGAGAAAGTCCTACATGGAGTTAGGAAGCAGTACTATGCAACATtcacagcaacagcagcagagaATGAATCTGCCTCCTCAGCCAACACCTGCACCTCCAGCCAgtcagcaacagcagcagccacAGCAACAACCTGAGCCCCAAGGCTCAACTCGGGCAGAGAGCAGTGCCATGAAAAACTTACTTAAGTACAGCAACCAGCAACAGCCACAGCTCCTCTCGCAGAAAACCCCATTTGGTGGTCTTGGGAGCCTAAAATCAGGCCCTGCCGGAGGAAGCTGCGCCCTTCAGATCAACAAACAGAGTCTACCGTCGAGAAAAGGCCCGATCAATGACAGCGAGCGTCCTGATTACAGTGGACGACACCGGGATATCGGGGAAGCGGGCCACGGGGAAGGCGAGGTGCGGCAGCCGCCGGTTGGGATTGCGGTGGCCGTGGCAAGACAAAGGGAGCCGTCGTGTCGTTCATCAGACGGTCATTCCACCGGCAGACATGGCAGGGTTCATCCCACCGTGAAAG GACCACCCCACACCATGTATCCCTCAGATCCAAGTACTGAGCAGGAGAGGAAAAGGATGAGCGGGGAACAGATAGGTCTGACGTGTTTGGACAGGGATCGAGACGCATATATCAG AGATAATAAGGAGAGGGTGGAGTTCTCAAGGATCCATCCCTCCAACAGCTGTCACGGGGACCTAACTTCTCATCTCATGGTCCCAGGCGGGACTTCCCTCCAATCTGGCCAATTAGCAGACCCTGCTGCGCATTCTGCTCACCACCATTGGATGCCAAGAACTGGAAGCCCATCCCTTTGGATGACCGGACACTCTTATG GTATAGGCCATACAGCCCTGCACCAGAATCTTCCCCCTGGTTTCTCCGCAGCCATGCCAGGCGCTCTCCAACCGGTCCTTCCTCTGCCTCAGGATCCCTCTGCCCAGTTGGTGGTCCTTCCCACGGACGCCCCTGCGCATCCTGCACCCCACCACCTTG ATGTGATGGAACAGCCAGGGCTTTGGCCCCCAGTGTACACCGCCCGGGGCCCAGCCTCCCACATGCAGCATCCCACCGTGTACTCTCGATCCCAGTTTCTACGGCAACAGGAGCTTTACGCTCTCCAGCAGCATCAACAGCTTCAGCATCAGCACCAAAGCCACCAGTCTCAGCAAATGCATGCACAGCCTCATCAgccccagcagcagcagcagcagcagcagcaacagcaacagcacAAACCTGTGCATAGCATGGATATGCAACAACAAGCCCCTCACAATGCACAG ATCCAGAAGAGGGCAGATGAACCCTCTGTTGACCTGGAGGAACTTATCCCCAAACCGAGGACATCAAAACCATCCAAGCCCTACTCCTACAACCCCCCTCAAAGGAACACCTCCCCGCCTGGAGCCTGCACTGCCCTCTTGTCCCCTTGTTGCCAGTCCCCTTCAAtgcgcccacatcccaaaagcactCCCTCAACACCTTGCCCCGCTCCCAGCCCCGCTGTTACGGCACCCCGCTCTCCTACCATTAGTCCAGCCTCGTCCCAGATGCCCAAAGGGGCTGACCCCCAAGATAAGCGAGGGGAAGGCCAGGCCCCGCAAGATTACCCAGAATCTTTGGAGCCTG ACCTGCCTCCGGGATACACCTATTCTGCTGTCACGATTGGCTACAGGAGCGGGCCTTCTCCTCAGGATATCCATCTTGCGGAGCCAGCCGACCTGGAGGCGATCCAATCTGAGCCCTCCGAGCATGCCCCGCAGTCCCTCTCCGGCCTAGGGGAAGGCCTAGACTGCCAAGTGGTGGTCAGGCCTCTCCCGGAGCCAATTGCACCCAAGGAAGTAGAGCAGAGAGATGAGAGGAGCATCATCGAGGGAGTCCTGGACCAGAGGGAGGAGGTGGAGCCAGCAGTGGTGACAGTAGCCAACTATGTATCAGGGGAGAATGAGGTGGAGGAGCAGGGGGCCGCCGAGGAAGAGGTGCTTGTCTGCCCCCCTGCTGACAGCCCGGTGTGCGAGGCTGCTTCCTGTCCAGTGCCCCTTTGCACGGAGGAACCTGAAAGGTCAGAGACTATCATCACCTTGGAAGATGACGACAAGCCTATGGATGAGGAGAGCCAGGTGGAGCATGTTATGTCAGAAGAGCAGAAGCCAGTACTGGGCACCGTCGTAGAGCTCAACCCTACAACCCCGGCAGCCCTTGAGGAGCAGTCTGGATCCACGGAAGAAGTAAAGGACAgcatgcagcagcagcagcaggggaATAAGATGGCCGCTGACAACGCCTCGATGGATATGGTTTGTGTTTCCCCTGCGTCTGTCCCGATCCCGAGACAGGCGACTGCTGCTGAATCCCAAAAACCTCTTGTGCCCTGCTACTGgagccttgagctgctcattGCTGCAGCTTTCTGCACAGACATACCCCCATTTCCCATGCTTCCTTTTAACACGCCATCAGTCGGCCAATCACAGCCCAAGCCCTGCCACGGTATGGAGCTTCTCAGTGAAGTGGCTGAGCTAGAGTTACAACAGAAAAGGCACAGCAATGGGGAAAGCAAAG AGGAGGAATTGCTGATGTTTGACCTTCACAGCCTCGCAACTCTGGCGACAGCCCGATCACTGGAGACGAGTTCACAGGAAGGCAACGGTGCGTGTTCGGGTCGACAATTCCCAGCCCGCAAGACCGTCAACTTACGtcgaaaatgcagctggacaccGCGCAACGAACCA gtgtgccaagctaaAGGCAGCATGGAAACGATGGACGGTCCTGAGCTTGAAATGCGTGTCAAGTTGGCCGAACTTCAGCGTCACTACAAAGagaagcagagggagctggctaAGCTACAGAGGAAACACGATCATCA AAAAGAAGAAACGCCACGTAGCCCAGCACGAAGAGGACCGGGACGACCCAGGAAGAAGAAGCCCATCCTCACCACAAGCTCGGTGTCGTCTGAGGGCCAAAGAAAAGTCAA GCCGATGCTGGCAGGGCATTCCCTGACGCCTGAGGAGCTAGGAGGGGGAGGAGACAGCCAGAGAAGGAAGAAGAGGCTGTCCAGTCGAGGCTTTGAGCAAGTCGGCAGCATACAG ATAAAAGCGCAAGGTTGCAGAAAAGGTGGTCCTCAAAGTGTACTGGGTTCTAAGTTGGCTGCCGATGTGGCGCAGCTCAAACAGAAGAGCCAGAGTAAAAAGACTATCGCAGGGATGCACTACAGGGACAAGGAGGTTTCACCGTGCAACTCCAAGCATGGCCACAGAAGCCAGGGCAACAGGCGAGAGTCTGGGGGACACAGCGACACAG CAGCAAGTGTGGACAGTGGCCCTCAGGAGAACTGGTCTGGGGATGTACACCGTGGATCTAAAAAAGGGACGCCTGATTCCGCTCATCACAAAAAGACCGGAGCGAGGGGTAACCGTGGACAGAGACGGGAGTCgttgggagaaagttctaaTCCTGAGAGCGACTCGTCAGAACAAG gagaggaagaggaggaaggaagTAATGATAGTGATGACGTTCAAGACCTAAGACCCCAACCAGCAAGAGATGTGACGTCCAGCTCTCCTGTGACAGGTCCGAGTCCTTCGTCCATTGTAAAACTAGAGGCCAATCAGAAAGCGAGGAACAAAAAACAGAGACAGGAGCTTTATG GCTCCCATACCCTTTCTGGCGCAGACGGGGAGGTCAAAGTACGAAAAAAGAACCCCTGTAGGTTGAGCCTGGCCAGTGCAGTCAAAAGCCGCCATGAGGACCACAACACAGAGCGCGTTAGGAGACCATGCGCACCCAGGTCCAAGGAGCCTCGGTGGGGAAGCCACGGCAACAGAGGCAACCGTTTCCGTCGTAGCATGGGGCTGCCTACCTTTCCAACAACGAGTGAGAGGTTAAAGAGGGCTACACGCAAAAGCACCATGTTGAGAGGAACAATTAACAAG CGGAGAAATTGCTGGGCCCCGGTGTCCAAAAGCGAGGACGGCAGCAGAGGCAGAAGAGCCGAGGAGCAACAG ACAAAAGGTCGAGCGGTTAGTCGGCTCCTAGAAAGCTTTGCGGCTGATGAGGGCTTTCAGATGGATGGCAGCAGCTTCTCGGAAGAGGAGGCGGACGACAACAGTGATTCATGTAACAAAACCCCTGAAG TTCCTAATTGTGTCTTGACCAAAGAACTGTTAAAGGACGGACTGAAGATACTGGTCTCAAAGGAAGATGAGCTTCTGTATGCTGCCAGGATCCACACCATGGATTTGCCAGATAT ATTTAGTATTACAATTGATGGGGAAAGAGGAAACCGCGCAAAGATCTATTCATTGGAGCAACTTCTTCGGGAAGCT GTCCTCGATGTACGCCCAGATTCAGAGGCTATGTTGAGTGATGGAACCAGGGTGTGTGCTTATTGGAGTGAACGCTCACGCTGTTTGTACCCAGGTTATGTTCACAGAG GGATTTCAACCGATGAGGCGAAGCCAGGAGTAATGGTAGAGTTTGACGACGGAGATCGAGGGAAGATTTCTGTACCAAACGTCCGCCTTCTGCCGCCGGGATATCAAATTCACT GTGAGGAGACATCTCCTGCTGTGTTTGTACACAGTGGGAGTCAGGTCAAGAAAAGCCCCAGTTTCAATCATGCACCCAGAGACAGACTCAACACTGTCAGTACGGTCAAAAACAACCAACCGCtaactttccaaaaaagaagaCCAG gGAGACCAAAGGGATCTGGGAAAAAGCAAAAGCAACAACAGCTGGCCGAAAATGCCAATAAAAAGTCCTCTCTTTTTGTGGCATGGCCTTCATTGTCCGGAACCAGGAAGAGGACTTCCCACAATCTATTTCAGCTCAATGGGACACCAAGAAAAGCCTTGAGATTGAGGGAAGATGACTCATTTGGCTTGAATCAGATCCAACTGCCCGTCTCCACCCAATCCAAAGGGCTCTTCAGCAGTAGCTCCTTTGAGGTGGACTCCTTCAGTAGCATTGCAAATGGATACTCCTCCTTCTGTACCAAGTCCACAGGATCGCGTCCAGATTCATCTGTTGGTCCTAAAAGTGGTCTTTATGGACAGAGACACAGACAAGATGAGTTGGTAGTGCCGAGGGGAAAGAAGTCAGGACAAGAATTTCTGGTCAAGTTAGATCATGAAGGAGTAACTTCCCCAAAGACCAAGAACAGCAAGGCTCTATTGCTGCGAGGTGGCTCTTCTGGTGTGAGCGGAATGCCTAAGACGGAGGCTTATTCACATCCGGTCCTTCTGgttaaagacaacaaaaagggtCATAACTCTAGGGTTGAACTTCTCCTGAAAGGAACCACACCCCAAAGAAAGCATTCCCCTTCATTGCATCTAGGAGAATATGGAGACTTGGGCTTCAGTTCGCACCGAGAGTGTCATAGCTCCTACTCTGATATggatgatgaagaggaagaagagcaggaGAGGAAAAGGACTGCACTTGCATTGGCTTCGCAGGGTTTAAGGACAGCTGGCCATTTCCTCTCTCATATGTCAGTTTCATCCTCTTCTTCTGGTTCATCCAGTTCCTCTTCCTCTGGCTCAATATCTAGCTCCAGTCTTTGTTCCTCTGACAATGACTCCTCCTACAGCTCAGAGGATGAGGAAAGTTCGACACTAATGCTACAGAACTGCCTGTCCTCTCACCGGGGACTCCTACAACCCAATGAACCCTCCACTTCCTCACGGCAACATTCATTTGTGGCTAAAGCGTTGGCTGTTTCCAATACCAAAGGATCGCCTGATGAACACGTCTCCAACAGTAAATCTCTTAAGAGGAAAGATTGCAACAGTTCAATCTCCAAGTCATCTAGAGAATTTGTGAAGAAAGCGAGAATGCAACCAGATGACATTTCATGTATTCCAAGGCCCAAGATGTCCACATTCCTTGCGGGACGCCAGATGTGGAGGTGGTCTGGCAGCCCTACACAG AGGCGAGGCCTAAAAGGCAAGGCCAAGAAGCTTTTCTACAAGGCCATCGTGAGAGGAAAGGAGGCAGTAAAAGTGGGAGACTGTGCCGTGTTCCTCTCAGCCGGACGCCCTAATCTACCATACATTGGTAAAATCGAGAACCTCTGGGAGTCTTGGACCTCTAGCATGGTAGTCAAAGTTAAGTGGTTCTACCACCCTGAAGAGACCAAGCAAGGAAAGAGGCAGCGAGATGGCAAG CATGCCCTGTACCAGTCATGTCATGAGGACGAAAATGATGTCCAGACAATCTCGCACAAGTGCCAGGTTGTGAGTCGGGGGGAATATGATAGTCTGACACGCAATCAGAAGCCGAACAGTACCTCTCCAGATGTGTATTACCTGGCTGGGACATATGACCCTACCACTGGTCAGCTGGTCACTGCTGAAGGGGTTTCGATCTTGTGCTGA